A genomic window from Blattabacterium cuenoti includes:
- a CDS encoding isoprenyl transferase, translating to MEDFLKKINLNKIPHHVAIIMDGNGRWAKKRGKIRTFGHKNAIQSVRDSINGCKILGIPYITLYVFSSENWNRPKKEIDNLMYLFQNNLKNYLEEIHNNNIKIIIIGKIEKFSNWIQKNLFFFQKKTKNNTSITLILALNYGSREEIIQATKNIVKQVNKGNLSIKDINTFSFNNYLYTKNIPYVDLIIRTSGEQRISNFLLWQSAYAELYFTDVLWPDFRKIDFYKAIIHYQKRKRRFGKIE from the coding sequence ATGGAAGATTTTTTAAAAAAAATAAATTTAAATAAAATACCACATCATGTGGCTATTATTATGGATGGAAATGGTCGTTGGGCTAAAAAAAGGGGGAAAATTAGAACATTTGGACATAAAAATGCGATACAATCTGTAAGAGATTCTATCAATGGATGTAAAATATTAGGTATTCCTTATATTACTTTATATGTTTTTTCTTCAGAAAATTGGAATCGTCCTAAAAAAGAAATTGATAATTTAATGTATTTATTTCAAAATAATTTAAAAAATTATTTAGAAGAAATTCATAATAATAATATAAAAATTATTATTATAGGAAAAATAGAAAAATTTTCTAATTGGATTCAAAAAAATTTATTTTTTTTTCAAAAAAAAACTAAAAATAATACATCCATTACTTTAATTTTAGCTTTAAATTATGGATCTAGAGAAGAAATTATACAAGCTACAAAAAATATAGTGAAACAAGTAAATAAAGGTAATTTATCTATAAAAGATATTAATACTTTTTCTTTTAATAATTATTTGTATACTAAAAATATTCCATATGTAGATCTTATTATTAGAACTAGTGGAGAACAACGTATTAGTAATTTTTTATTATGGCAATCAGCTTATGCAGAATTATATTTCACGGATGTTTTATGGCCAGATTTTCGTAAAATAGATTTTTATAAAGCTATAATTCATTATCAAAAAAGAAAACGTCGTTTTGGAAAAATTGAATAA
- a CDS encoding NAD kinase, whose amino-acid sequence MKIALYGQKIGQKNIPYLNKFIGYVVSNRSIDIYIEKSFFHILSSFKEFKNLNFPVFSHYKELTKDFSLMLTFGGDGTILSAIPWIRDTGIPIVGVNTGNLGFLATLNKDVFIQKIDEIFNRKLHVLPRSLLYLETSIMDHHKFFNFALNEIVIFRKEMVSMITIDAYIDNEFLTSYWADGLIISTPTGSTGYSLSCGGPIITPDNKNFVLTPISPHNLFSRPLIISDHQKVHLKVHSRVKYYSLSMDTRLISLNKDTELYIKKAPFYIYFIQEKKSTYYKTLREKLLWGMDQRN is encoded by the coding sequence ATGAAAATAGCCTTATATGGACAAAAAATTGGACAAAAGAATATACCTTACTTAAATAAGTTCATAGGCTATGTTGTATCTAATCGTTCAATTGATATTTATATAGAAAAATCATTCTTTCATATATTATCTTCTTTTAAAGAATTTAAAAATCTTAATTTTCCTGTTTTTTCTCATTATAAAGAATTAACTAAAGATTTTAGTTTAATGTTAACGTTTGGAGGAGATGGAACTATATTATCTGCTATTCCTTGGATTAGAGATACAGGAATACCTATAGTAGGAGTTAATACAGGAAATTTAGGTTTTTTAGCGACTTTAAATAAAGATGTATTTATTCAAAAAATAGATGAAATTTTTAATCGAAAACTACATGTACTTCCTCGAAGTTTATTATATTTAGAAACCTCGATAATGGATCATCATAAATTTTTTAATTTTGCATTAAATGAAATTGTTATCTTTAGAAAAGAAATGGTTTCTATGATTACTATAGATGCGTATATTGATAATGAATTTTTAACTTCTTATTGGGCCGATGGATTGATAATTTCTACTCCAACTGGTTCAACAGGATATTCTTTGAGCTGTGGAGGACCTATTATTACTCCTGATAATAAAAATTTTGTTCTTACTCCTATCTCTCCACATAATTTATTTTCACGTCCGTTAATTATTTCCGATCATCAAAAAGTACATTTAAAAGTACATAGTCGTGTCAAATATTATTCTTTATCTATGGATACTAGATTAATTTCTTTAAATAAAGATACTGAATTGTATATTAAAAAAGCTCCTTTTTATATATATTTTATTCAAGAAAAAAAATCTACTTATTATAAAACTTTACGAGAAAAATTATTATGGGGAATGGATCAAAGAAATTAA